Proteins found in one Drosophila busckii strain San Diego stock center, stock number 13000-0081.31 chromosome 2R, ASM1175060v1, whole genome shotgun sequence genomic segment:
- the LOC108596503 gene encoding RING finger protein nhl-1 isoform X7 has protein sequence MEQFEQLLTCCVCLDRYRIPKLLPCQHSFCMEPCMEGLVDYVRRQVKCPECRAEHRIPYNGVQAFPTNVTLQRFLELHIEITGELPDPTSGQIMERCGVCSEKAYLSHCAHCEKKICDDCKSAHMDILRREITRFNSQIRRSLHRLQDSLAIIEKNTLSLQTNAISVTEEIDEIYRRITKAIKDRSDQLKGEIDRYLAVELRNLTTLKENLDLEITNISSNCDIVDKYMNETVEWDDCELMDTKEIFLKTVEFLRHFEYENNDYSRRVRFLVSIDPNQLVMNLATFGDLNIAPHSTPGSSVSSSHLAPPSALQPGLMRSKSDHRLATQFRQQEERSGYNDEPVLGGRKFGERPQRVAKEVDRYGDRSYGRSDYNEYDNDYENEPASRAGKSSRFRSRFVRSHQNEDSDSEQQQQRQQELEKRKDRVLDSEDVSRGQLSGIIRLSDCSRVVQRLADIGKEKKEKKSDAAEAAKAAVQAAIQAQKAAMQRQQQKNQQTQDEKKASAAASSSTASEAPSAERVAALKRGGQGGSEESDSSTAAAATTTSAAAATSSPVRTARAEVSVNEANEEEGGVASDSDSGETETETETESESESEHEAAPVAVAMSQLQVAQEQEGQSSSEYEYVDESEEEDEEQQPGPVQSPESDKPTHIADNVNEEEECEYTEEEVEVTDDEEEEEEDED, from the exons ATGGAGCAATTTGAACAGTTGCTAACATGCTGCGTCTGCCTGGACAGATATCGCATACCAAAGCTGCTGCCATGCCAGCACTCCTTCTGCATGGAGCCCTGCATGGAGGGACTGGTCGACTATGTGCGCCGCCAG GTCAAGTGTCCCGAATGCCGCGCCGAACATCGCATACCCTACAATGGTGTGCAGGCCTTTCCCACCAATGTGACACTGCAGCGTTTTCTCGAGCTACACATAGAGATTACCGGCGAGCTGCCCGATCCCACCTCAG gTCAAATCATGGAGCGCTGCGGCGTCTGCTCGGAGAAGGCGTATTTGTCACACTGTGCGCACTGCGAGAAGAAAATCTGCGACGACTGCAAAAGCGCACACATGGACATACTAAGGCGTGAAATCACACGCTTCAACTCACAG atACGTCGCAGTTTGCATCGACTGCAGGATTCGCTTGCTATAATAGAGAAGAACACGCTTAGTTTGCAAACCAATGCCATAAGTGTAACAGAGGAGATTGATGAAATCTATCGCCGCATTACCAAGGCCATAAAAGATCGCTCCGATCAGCTTAAGGGTGAAATCGATCGCTACTTGGCTGTGGAGCTGCGTAACCTCACAACGCTCAAGGAGAATCTCGATTTGGAAATAACCAACATTAGCAGCAACTGCGATATTGTGGACAAATATATGAACGAGACTGTGGAGTGGGACGACTGCGAGCTCATGGACACCAAGGAGATCTTCCTGAAGACCGTTGAGTTTCTGCGTCACTTTGAATATGAAAACAACGATTACAGTCGCCGCGTGCGCTTCCTCGTGTCCATTGATCCCAATCAGCTGGTTATGAATTTGGCTACATTTGGCGATCTGAATATAGCGCCACACTCGACGCCAGGCAGCTCGGTGAGCAGCTCACATTTGGCGCCACCTAGTGCACTGCAGCCTGGACTCATGCGCTCCAAGAGCGATCATCGCTTGGCCACGCAGTTCCGCCAGCAGGAGGAGCGCAGCGGCTACAACGATGAGCCCGTGCTGGGCGGTCGCAAGTTTGGCGAGCGCCCACAGCGTGTGGCCAAGGAGGTGGATCGCTATGGCGATCGCAGCTATGGACGCAGCGATTACAATGAGTACGACAACGACTACGAGAACGAGCCGGCCAGTCGTGCTGGCAAATCTTCGCGCTTCCGCTCGCGTTTTGTGCGCTCGCATCAGAACGAGGACTCGgacagcgagcagcagcagcagcgccagcaggaGCTGGAGAAGCGCAAGGATCGCGTGCTCGACAGCGAGGATGTGTCGCGTGGTCAGCTAAGCGGCATTATACGCCTTAGCGACTGCTCGCGTGTGGTGCAGCGTCTCGCCGACATAGGCAAGGAGAAGAAGGAGAAGAAGTCCGATGCAGCCGAAGCTGCCAAGGCGGCAGTGCAGGCGGCTATACAAGCTCAAAAGGCCGCaatgcagcgccagcagcagaagaaCCAGCAAACACAGGATGAGAAGAAAGCATccgcagcagccagcagctcaaCTGCAAGTGAAGCGCCCAGCGCTGAGCGTGTGGCAGCCCTAAAGCGTGGCGGTCAAGGCGGCAGCGAGGAAAGcgacagcagcacagcagcagcagcgacgacgacgtcagcagcagcagcgaccaGCTCACCAGTGCGTACAGCGCGAGCCGAGGTAAGTGTGAATGAGGCAAATGAAGAAGAAGGCGGCGTGGCCAGTGACAGTGACAGCGGCGAAactgaaacagaaacagagacagagtcagagtcagagtcagagcatGAGGCAgcgccagttgcagttgcaatgtCGCAGCTACAGGTAGCGCAGGAGCAAGAGGGGCAGTCCAGTTCGGAGTATGAGTATGTAGATGAGAGCGAAGAAGAAgatgaagagcagcagccagggcCTGTGCAGTCGCCAGAGTCAGATAAACCGACGCACATTGCCGATAATGTAAATGAGGAAGAGGAGTGTGAATATACAGAGGAGGAAGTTGAGGTGACAgatgatgaagaagaagaggaagaAGATGAAGATTAA